In Amycolatopsis endophytica, the following are encoded in one genomic region:
- a CDS encoding SGNH/GDSL hydrolase family protein, giving the protein MLKRLAATVVAALAAIGLTSGVAAAATLDYVALGDSYSSGVGAGNYLDSSACKRSSNAYPALYAGQTSASLDFQACSGARTSDVLNNQVAALSDETDLVTISVGGNDAGFADVMQDCILGGDSGCKTAIDNATAFVNGTLPGLLENTYSEIRSRAPEATVIVLGYPHFYQIGGSCSVGLSDTSRGYINGGADALDTVTQKAASAAGFAFADVRPAFTGHEICSGDAWLHSVTYPIDESYHPTATGQAQGYYPSLVAALG; this is encoded by the coding sequence GTGCTGAAAAGGCTTGCTGCCACCGTCGTCGCGGCCCTCGCCGCGATCGGCCTGACCTCCGGAGTGGCCGCGGCGGCCACCCTCGACTACGTCGCGCTCGGCGACTCCTACTCCTCCGGGGTGGGTGCCGGGAACTACCTCGACTCCTCCGCCTGCAAGCGCAGCTCGAACGCCTACCCGGCGCTCTACGCCGGGCAGACTTCGGCCTCGCTGGACTTCCAGGCATGTTCCGGCGCGAGGACCTCGGACGTGCTGAACAACCAGGTCGCCGCGCTGTCGGACGAGACCGATCTGGTGACGATCAGCGTCGGTGGCAACGACGCCGGTTTCGCGGACGTGATGCAGGACTGCATCCTCGGCGGCGACTCGGGCTGCAAGACGGCGATCGACAACGCGACGGCGTTCGTCAACGGCACTCTGCCCGGCCTGCTGGAGAACACCTACAGCGAGATCCGTTCGCGCGCGCCCGAGGCGACGGTGATCGTCCTGGGATACCCGCACTTCTACCAGATCGGCGGCTCCTGCTCGGTCGGGTTGTCCGACACCTCGCGCGGTTACATCAACGGTGGGGCGGACGCGCTGGACACGGTCACCCAGAAGGCGGCGTCCGCGGCCGGGTTCGCCTTCGCCGACGTGCGCCCGGCCTTCACCGGGCACGAGATCTGCTCGGGTGACGCGTGGCTGCACAGCGTGACGTACCCGATCGACGAGTCCTACCACCCCACGGCGACCGGACAGGCGCAGGGCTACTACCCGTCGCTGGTGGCCGCGCTCGGCTGA
- a CDS encoding carboxyl transferase domain-containing protein, with the protein MDYPVLGTSADPRSEQYTRNATSHAELAEDLRKRLAVARTGGSEKARARHVERGKLLPRDRVDALLDPGSPFLELSPLAANGLYDDEAPAAGIITGIGRVSGRECVIVANDATVKGGTYYPMTVKKHLRAQEVALHNNLPCVYLVDSGGAFLPRQDDVFPDREHFGRIFYNQATMSARGIPQIAAVLGSCTAGGAYVPAMSDEAVIVRNQGTIFLGGPPLVKAATGEVVTAEELGGGDVHARQSGVTDHLANDDAHALTIVRSIVATLGPRSPRPWEVKQVEAPAVDPQQLYGAVPTDSRTPYDVREVIARIVDGSRFNEFKKEYGATLVTGFAHIHGHPVGIIANNGVLFAESAMKGAHFIELCDKRSIPLVFLQNISGFMVGRDYEAGGIAKHGAKMVTAVACARVPKLTVIIGGSFGAGNYSMCGRAYSPRFLWMWPNARISVMGGEQAASVLATVRRDSIEGRGGEWAAEEEEEFKDPIRRQYEEQGSPYYSTARLWDDGVIDPADTRMVLGLALSVAANAPLEPVGYGVFRM; encoded by the coding sequence ATGGACTACCCGGTGCTCGGCACCTCCGCGGACCCGCGAAGTGAGCAATACACACGAAACGCGACCAGTCACGCGGAGCTGGCCGAGGATCTGCGCAAGCGTCTGGCGGTGGCCCGCACGGGCGGCTCGGAGAAGGCGCGTGCCCGGCATGTGGAACGCGGCAAGCTGCTGCCGCGCGACCGGGTGGACGCCCTGCTCGACCCCGGCTCGCCGTTCCTGGAGCTGTCGCCGCTGGCCGCCAACGGTCTCTACGACGACGAGGCTCCGGCCGCCGGGATCATCACCGGCATCGGCCGCGTGTCCGGCCGCGAGTGCGTGATCGTCGCCAACGACGCGACCGTCAAGGGCGGCACGTACTACCCTATGACTGTCAAGAAGCACCTGCGTGCGCAGGAAGTCGCGCTGCACAACAACCTTCCGTGCGTCTACCTGGTCGACTCCGGCGGCGCGTTCCTGCCGCGGCAGGACGACGTGTTCCCGGACCGCGAGCACTTCGGCCGCATCTTCTACAACCAGGCGACCATGTCGGCCCGCGGCATCCCGCAGATCGCGGCCGTGCTCGGCTCCTGCACCGCGGGCGGCGCCTACGTCCCGGCGATGAGCGACGAGGCCGTCATCGTCCGCAACCAGGGCACGATCTTCCTCGGCGGCCCACCGCTGGTGAAGGCCGCGACCGGTGAGGTCGTGACGGCCGAGGAGCTGGGTGGCGGCGACGTGCACGCCCGCCAGTCCGGCGTCACCGACCACCTCGCCAACGACGACGCCCACGCGCTCACCATCGTCCGCTCGATCGTCGCGACCCTCGGCCCGCGCAGCCCGCGCCCGTGGGAGGTCAAGCAGGTCGAGGCCCCCGCCGTCGACCCGCAGCAGCTCTACGGCGCGGTGCCCACCGACTCAAGGACCCCCTACGACGTCCGCGAGGTGATCGCGCGCATCGTCGACGGGAGCCGCTTCAACGAGTTCAAGAAGGAGTACGGCGCCACCCTCGTCACCGGTTTCGCCCACATCCACGGCCACCCGGTCGGAATCATCGCGAACAACGGCGTCCTGTTCGCCGAGTCGGCGATGAAGGGCGCGCACTTCATCGAGCTGTGCGACAAGCGCTCGATCCCGCTGGTGTTCCTGCAGAACATCAGCGGTTTCATGGTCGGACGCGACTACGAGGCCGGCGGTATCGCCAAGCACGGCGCCAAGATGGTCACCGCCGTCGCGTGCGCCCGCGTGCCGAAGCTGACCGTCATCATCGGCGGCTCGTTCGGCGCGGGCAACTACTCGATGTGCGGGCGCGCGTACTCGCCCCGCTTCCTGTGGATGTGGCCCAACGCCCGCATTTCCGTGATGGGCGGCGAGCAGGCCGCGTCCGTGCTGGCGACCGTGCGCCGCGACTCGATCGAGGGCCGCGGTGGCGAGTGGGCCGCCGAGGAGGAAGAGGAGTTCAAGGACCCCATCCGCCGCCAGTACGAGGAGCAGGGCAGCCCCTACTACTCGACCGCGCGGCTGTGGGACGACGGCGTGATCGACCCGGCGGACACCCGCATGGTGCTCGGGCTCGCGTTGTCGGTGGCGGCGAACGCGCCGCTGGAACCGGTCGGCTACGGCGTTTTCCGGATGTGA
- a CDS encoding acetyl-CoA carboxylase biotin carboxylase subunit → MFDTVLVANRGEIAVRVIGTLRRLGIRSVAVYSDADADARHVHEADTAIRIGPAEAARSYLSIPDIVRAAADSGAQAVHPGYGFLAENAEFAAACEKAGLVFIGPPVAAIDGMGDKIRAKATVSAAGVPVVPGLSDVDDFAAAADEVGYPLLLKPSAGGGGKGMRLVTEPGELAAAIESAQREARSSFGDDRLLLERFVTTPRHIEIQVLADTHGTVLHLGERECSLQRRHQKIVEEAPSVLLDEATRARMGAAAVEAARSVGYVGAGTVEFIVSAHRPDEFFFMEMNTRLQVEHPVTEMVTGLDLVEWQVRIAAGEPISLAQEDIRLNGHAVEARVYAEDPSRGFVPTGGTVLALDEPGGQGVRVDSSLAEGLAVGSNYDPMLAKVIAWGPDRASALHRLDRALAGTSVLGVTTNVTFLRALLDDPDVRSGKLDTGLVERRLGDLTAVAVPDEFFVAAAMDRLLGLMPADTSDPWAVPSGWRLGGPGGVTFRLRAGDTEALVTVEGSRVSVDGAEPVPVSAQRKGNRLEVHYGGEFRRYLRADAPDDRVWLGRDGHGVVVGERPNLLAAHGEASAAGPVVSPMPGTVLVVKVAQGDVVSAGAPLLVVEAMKMEHTLTAPVDGVVEELRVQVGQQVALDETLAVVKEQK, encoded by the coding sequence ATGTTCGACACAGTCCTGGTCGCCAACCGCGGCGAGATCGCGGTCCGCGTCATCGGCACACTCCGGCGGCTGGGCATCCGCTCGGTCGCGGTCTACAGCGACGCCGACGCGGACGCCCGGCACGTGCACGAGGCCGACACGGCGATCCGCATCGGTCCCGCTGAGGCGGCGCGCAGCTATCTGTCCATTCCGGACATCGTCCGCGCCGCCGCCGACTCCGGCGCGCAGGCCGTTCACCCCGGCTATGGCTTCCTCGCCGAGAACGCCGAGTTCGCGGCGGCGTGCGAGAAGGCCGGGCTGGTGTTCATCGGTCCGCCGGTCGCGGCGATCGACGGGATGGGCGACAAGATCCGCGCCAAGGCGACGGTGTCGGCGGCAGGCGTGCCGGTCGTCCCCGGATTGTCCGATGTGGACGATTTCGCGGCCGCTGCCGACGAGGTCGGTTACCCGTTGCTGCTCAAGCCCTCCGCGGGTGGTGGCGGCAAGGGCATGCGCCTGGTGACCGAGCCGGGTGAGCTGGCGGCCGCGATCGAGTCCGCGCAGCGCGAGGCCCGCTCGTCCTTCGGCGACGACCGGCTGCTGCTGGAACGGTTCGTCACCACGCCCCGGCACATCGAGATCCAGGTGCTCGCCGACACCCACGGCACGGTGCTGCACCTCGGTGAGCGCGAGTGCAGCCTGCAGCGGCGGCACCAGAAGATCGTCGAGGAGGCGCCGTCGGTGCTGCTCGACGAGGCGACGCGCGCGCGGATGGGGGCCGCCGCCGTCGAGGCCGCCCGCTCGGTCGGCTACGTCGGCGCGGGCACCGTCGAGTTCATCGTGTCGGCGCACCGGCCGGACGAGTTCTTCTTCATGGAGATGAACACCCGGCTGCAGGTGGAGCACCCGGTGACCGAGATGGTGACCGGGCTCGACCTCGTCGAATGGCAGGTGCGGATCGCCGCGGGTGAGCCGATTTCCCTGGCACAGGAAGACATCCGGCTGAACGGGCACGCCGTCGAGGCCCGCGTCTACGCCGAGGACCCGTCCCGGGGGTTCGTGCCCACCGGCGGCACCGTGCTCGCGCTCGACGAGCCGGGTGGACAGGGCGTGCGGGTCGACTCCTCGCTGGCCGAGGGCCTGGCGGTGGGGTCGAACTACGACCCGATGCTGGCCAAGGTGATCGCGTGGGGCCCGGACCGCGCGTCGGCGCTGCACCGGCTGGACCGGGCACTGGCCGGCACGTCCGTACTGGGCGTGACGACCAACGTGACCTTCCTGCGGGCGCTGCTCGACGATCCGGACGTGCGGTCCGGGAAGCTCGACACCGGGCTCGTCGAACGCCGTCTCGGCGATCTGACCGCGGTGGCCGTTCCGGACGAGTTCTTCGTCGCGGCCGCGATGGACCGGTTGCTGGGCCTGATGCCTGCCGACACCTCCGACCCGTGGGCGGTGCCGAGCGGGTGGCGGCTCGGCGGGCCGGGCGGCGTGACGTTCCGGTTGCGGGCCGGGGACACCGAAGCGCTCGTCACCGTCGAGGGTTCGCGGGTGAGTGTGGACGGCGCCGAACCGGTCCCGGTTTCCGCGCAGCGCAAGGGGAACCGGCTGGAAGTGCACTACGGCGGCGAGTTCCGCCGGTACCTGCGGGCGGACGCGCCGGACGACCGGGTGTGGCTCGGCCGGGACGGGCACGGCGTCGTGGTCGGCGAGCGTCCCAACCTGCTCGCCGCGCACGGCGAGGCGAGCGCGGCGGGCCCGGTGGTCAGCCCGATGCCCGGCACGGTGCTGGTGGTCAAGGTCGCGCAGGGCGACGTGGTGAGCGCGGGCGCGCCGCTGCTGGTCGTCGAGGCCATGAAGATGGAACACACGCTGACCGCCCCGGTCGACGGCGTGGTCGAAGAACTCCGCGTCCAGGTGGGCCAGCAGGTGGCCCTCGACGAGACGCTCGCGGTGGTCAAGGAGCAGAAATGA
- a CDS encoding acyl-CoA dehydrogenase family protein: protein MIDFRLGEEYEALRKSVHDFAQKEVAPVIGGFYEREEFPYEIVRGMASMGLFGLPFAEEYGGMGGDYFALCLALEELARVDSSVAITLEAGVSLGAMPLYRFGSAEQKERWLPQLCSGAALGAFGLTEPGGGSDAGATRTTARVDNDEWVINGSKSFITNSGTDMTQLVTVTAVTGEKQGGGKEISAIIVPAGTPGFTVAPKYSKVGWNASDTHELSFADCRVPAENLLGERGRGYAQFLSILDEGRVAIAALSVGLAQGCVDECLRYVGEREAFGHRIGEYQAIQFKIADMEVRAHTARLAYYAAASKMLRGEPFKKEASIAKLVSSNAAMDNARDATQIFGGYGFMNEFPVGRFYRDAKILEVGEGTSEVQRMLIARELGLR from the coding sequence ATGATCGACTTCCGGCTCGGTGAAGAGTACGAAGCGCTGCGCAAGAGCGTCCACGACTTCGCGCAGAAGGAGGTCGCGCCCGTCATCGGGGGTTTCTACGAGCGCGAGGAGTTCCCGTACGAAATCGTGCGCGGGATGGCCTCGATGGGCCTGTTCGGGCTGCCGTTCGCCGAGGAGTACGGCGGGATGGGTGGCGACTATTTCGCGCTGTGCCTGGCGCTGGAGGAGCTGGCCAGGGTCGACTCGTCGGTCGCGATCACGCTCGAAGCCGGGGTGTCGCTGGGTGCGATGCCGCTGTACCGCTTCGGATCCGCCGAGCAGAAGGAACGCTGGCTGCCGCAACTGTGCTCGGGTGCGGCCCTGGGCGCGTTCGGCCTGACCGAGCCCGGCGGCGGTTCGGACGCGGGCGCGACCCGCACGACGGCGCGCGTCGACAACGACGAGTGGGTGATCAACGGCAGCAAGTCGTTCATCACCAACTCCGGCACCGACATGACGCAGCTGGTGACCGTGACCGCGGTGACCGGTGAGAAGCAGGGCGGCGGCAAGGAGATCTCGGCGATCATCGTGCCCGCCGGCACGCCCGGGTTCACGGTCGCGCCGAAGTACTCGAAGGTCGGCTGGAACGCCTCCGACACCCACGAGCTGTCGTTCGCGGACTGCCGCGTGCCCGCGGAGAACCTGCTCGGCGAGCGCGGCCGCGGGTACGCCCAGTTCCTGTCCATCCTGGACGAGGGCCGGGTCGCGATCGCCGCGCTCAGCGTCGGGCTCGCGCAGGGGTGCGTCGACGAGTGCCTGCGGTACGTGGGGGAGCGGGAGGCGTTCGGGCACCGCATCGGCGAGTACCAGGCGATCCAGTTCAAGATCGCGGACATGGAGGTCCGCGCCCACACCGCCCGGTTGGCCTACTACGCGGCCGCGTCGAAGATGCTGCGCGGTGAGCCGTTCAAGAAGGAAGCCTCGATCGCGAAGCTGGTCTCGTCGAACGCGGCGATGGACAACGCCCGCGACGCGACGCAGATCTTCGGCGGCTACGGCTTCATGAACGAGTTCCCGGTCGGACGGTTCTACCGGGACGCGAAGATCCTGGAGGTTGGCGAGGGCACCAGCGAGGTGCAGCGCATGCTCATCGCCCGTGAGCTGGGGCTTCGCTGA
- a CDS encoding SigE family RNA polymerase sigma factor, whose translation MDEDFAEFVRVALPGLLRYGHLLTGNPHDAADLVQIVLEKIGVRWGTLRAAESPLPYVKRAMANTHVSRWRSRRRENLVADIPEPPPVAPVDRLEHEPLWQALAALPPRQRAVVVLRYYEGLSEAEIADAMKISPGTVKSQASKALAGLRGKLGSLALAGDAW comes from the coding sequence GTGGACGAGGACTTCGCGGAGTTCGTGCGGGTGGCATTACCCGGCCTGCTCCGGTACGGGCATCTCCTCACCGGCAACCCGCACGACGCCGCCGACCTGGTGCAGATCGTGCTGGAGAAGATCGGTGTGCGCTGGGGGACGCTGCGCGCCGCGGAGAGCCCGCTGCCGTACGTGAAGCGGGCCATGGCGAACACGCACGTCAGCCGGTGGCGCAGCAGGCGGCGGGAGAACCTCGTCGCCGACATCCCGGAACCGCCCCCGGTGGCGCCGGTCGACCGGCTCGAGCACGAGCCGCTGTGGCAGGCGCTCGCTGCTCTGCCGCCACGGCAGCGGGCGGTCGTGGTGCTGCGCTACTACGAGGGCTTGTCCGAGGCGGAGATCGCGGATGCGATGAAAATCAGCCCGGGGACGGTCAAGAGCCAGGCCAGCAAGGCGCTGGCGGGTCTGCGGGGCAAACTGGGGAGCCTGGCCTTGGCGGGGGACGCGTGGTGA
- a CDS encoding SDR family oxidoreductase — protein sequence MAGMATLHGKVIVITGGAQGIGATTARALVGRGAKVAIGDLDPVLAEKTAGELDGDTIALPLDVADHRGFSEFLDEVERRLGPIDVLINNAGVMLLSPLADEDDAATAKQIEVNLGAVIHGTREAVRRMRPRGAGHIVNVASMAGKIGFPGAATYCATKHAVVGLSEAVRQELRGSGVDITCVMPAVVRTHLADGLPETKLFPSLRPQDVAKAIVEALEKPRFDVFVPRSLDVSGRVGRLLPRPLTEWFMRAIGADKVFTQAHAGARAEYEAGVRRP from the coding sequence ATGGCTGGCATGGCAACGTTGCACGGCAAGGTCATCGTCATCACGGGCGGCGCGCAGGGAATCGGCGCCACCACGGCGCGTGCCCTGGTGGGCAGGGGTGCGAAGGTCGCGATCGGCGACCTCGATCCGGTTCTCGCCGAGAAGACCGCGGGTGAGCTGGACGGGGACACCATCGCCCTGCCGCTCGATGTCGCGGACCACCGGGGATTCAGTGAGTTCCTCGACGAGGTCGAGCGTCGCCTCGGGCCGATCGACGTGTTGATCAACAACGCCGGCGTCATGTTGCTCTCGCCCCTGGCCGACGAGGACGACGCGGCCACCGCGAAGCAGATCGAGGTCAACCTGGGCGCGGTCATCCACGGCACACGCGAGGCGGTCCGGCGCATGCGGCCGCGTGGGGCGGGGCACATCGTGAACGTGGCGTCGATGGCGGGCAAGATCGGGTTCCCCGGCGCGGCTACCTACTGCGCGACGAAGCACGCCGTCGTCGGGCTGTCCGAGGCGGTGCGGCAGGAACTGCGCGGGTCGGGGGTGGACATCACGTGCGTGATGCCCGCGGTCGTGCGCACCCACCTCGCCGACGGTCTGCCCGAAACGAAGCTGTTCCCGTCACTGCGGCCCCAGGACGTCGCGAAGGCGATCGTCGAAGCGCTGGAGAAGCCGCGTTTCGACGTGTTCGTCCCCAGGTCGCTGGACGTGAGCGGCCGCGTCGGCCGGTTGCTGCCGCGGCCGCTCACGGAGTGGTTCATGCGCGCGATCGGCGCGGACAAGGTGTTCACGCAAGCGCATGCGGGCGCGCGGGCGGAGTACGAGGCAGGAGTGCGGCGGCCGTGA
- a CDS encoding alpha/beta fold hydrolase codes for MLTPPVVAMAENALGVLRGGLADLRPVPRALVDQGPNRSLYRMSPAADGDPVLLVPPLAAPALCFDLRRGCSVAEHLVERGNRTYLVDYGTVAFSDRRLGIEHWIDEVLPRAIRKVSEDSGGRGVHLVAWCLGGLFSLLTAADQADLPIKSITTIASPVDFTAIPLVAPFRPLVDLTGGYLLTPLYRMLGGAPSYVVERVFWATGINKQLTKPLAILQNLGDKDYLAQIEAVDHFMDNMIAYPGRTFGQIYHRFFRANDLVEGGLDLNGRIISLSGVKVPTLVIAGHNDTIAPRRAVERLVPLLENAPSVRFETAPGGHLGVLTGRRARDTTWHCIDEFLDEQRKP; via the coding sequence ATGCTGACACCTCCGGTGGTCGCGATGGCGGAGAACGCGCTCGGGGTGCTGCGTGGCGGCCTGGCCGATCTGCGCCCGGTGCCGCGCGCACTGGTCGACCAGGGGCCGAACCGGTCGCTGTACCGGATGAGCCCGGCCGCGGACGGCGATCCGGTGCTGCTGGTGCCGCCGCTGGCCGCGCCGGCGCTCTGCTTCGACCTGCGCCGTGGCTGCAGCGTCGCCGAGCACCTCGTCGAGCGCGGGAACCGCACCTACCTGGTGGACTACGGCACCGTCGCGTTCTCCGACCGCCGCCTCGGTATCGAACACTGGATCGACGAGGTGCTGCCGCGGGCCATCCGCAAGGTCAGCGAGGACTCCGGCGGCCGCGGCGTGCACCTGGTCGCGTGGTGCCTCGGTGGGCTGTTCTCGCTGCTCACCGCCGCCGACCAGGCCGACCTGCCGATCAAGTCGATCACCACGATCGCGTCACCAGTGGACTTCACCGCCATCCCCCTGGTCGCGCCGTTCCGGCCGCTGGTCGACCTCACCGGCGGGTACCTGCTCACGCCGCTGTACCGGATGCTCGGTGGCGCACCGTCCTATGTGGTCGAACGCGTGTTCTGGGCGACGGGGATCAACAAACAGCTCACCAAACCGCTCGCGATCCTGCAGAACCTGGGCGACAAGGACTACCTCGCGCAGATCGAGGCGGTCGACCACTTCATGGACAACATGATCGCCTACCCCGGCCGCACGTTCGGGCAGATCTACCACCGGTTCTTCCGCGCCAATGACCTCGTGGAGGGCGGGCTCGACCTGAACGGCCGCATCATCTCGCTGTCGGGCGTGAAGGTGCCGACGCTCGTGATCGCCGGCCACAACGACACCATCGCCCCGCGGCGCGCCGTGGAGCGGCTGGTGCCGTTGCTGGAAAACGCGCCGTCCGTGCGGTTCGAGACCGCACCCGGCGGGCACCTCGGCGTGCTCACCGGACGCCGCGCCCGCGACACGACGTGGCACTGCATCGACGAATTCCTGGACGAGCAGAGGAAACCCTAG
- a CDS encoding DUF6228 family protein translates to MTMVIRECDGEVAVHLRGATSQHGFVTFGVEISGSGPRAETYGVTADGTVGDLSHDLDAFVRQLAEGFRGWPGARSWSALSGNLTVIAEHRPGGHVDLTWTIGSTCRQGAARWNASVVITVDAGEDMRHLAADLQAFLHSS, encoded by the coding sequence ATGACCATGGTGATCCGCGAGTGCGACGGCGAGGTCGCGGTCCACCTGCGCGGAGCGACGTCCCAGCACGGTTTCGTCACCTTCGGCGTGGAGATCTCGGGTTCCGGCCCTCGCGCGGAGACCTACGGTGTCACGGCTGACGGAACCGTCGGCGACCTCAGCCACGACCTCGATGCGTTCGTCCGCCAGCTGGCCGAGGGCTTCCGCGGTTGGCCGGGCGCCCGCTCGTGGTCAGCGCTCAGCGGAAACCTGACGGTGATCGCCGAACACCGTCCAGGCGGCCACGTCGATCTCACCTGGACGATCGGCTCCACCTGCCGACAGGGCGCCGCTCGGTGGAACGCCTCGGTCGTGATCACGGTCGACGCCGGTGAGGATATGCGGCACCTGGCCGCCGATCTGCAAGCTTTCCTGCACTCGAGTTGA
- a CDS encoding acyl-CoA dehydrogenase family protein, whose amino-acid sequence MINLETPKKARALINQAYQAASEVLRPVSRKYDRAEHEYPVELDMFAAVLDGLNSSGEGGAGAAGVRRNEKEKQTGNRNGGNLSTVLGTIEMCWGDVGLLLSMPRQGLGNAAIASVANDEQLTRFAKTWAAMAITEPDTGSDSANITTTATEDGDCYVLNGEKIFVTSGDRADAVVVWATLDKSAGRAAIKSFVVEKGMPGFEVVRLEHKLGIRASDTAVLRFDNCRVPKENLLGSPEVNTSKGFAGVMQTFDNTRPLVAAMAVGLARAALEETARILAEAGVVVDYDRPAHQQHAAAAVYLELEADYEAAYLLTLESAWMADNRKPNSLQASMAKAKAGRSVVDITLRCVELIGTLGYTEDMLLEKWARDSKILDIFEGTQQIQQLIVARRLLGKTSAELK is encoded by the coding sequence ATGATCAATCTGGAAACCCCGAAGAAGGCCAGGGCGCTGATCAACCAGGCGTACCAGGCGGCGTCGGAAGTGCTGCGGCCGGTTTCGCGGAAGTACGACCGCGCCGAGCACGAGTACCCGGTCGAGCTGGACATGTTCGCCGCGGTGCTGGACGGGCTGAACTCCTCCGGAGAGGGTGGCGCGGGCGCCGCGGGCGTGCGGCGCAACGAAAAGGAGAAGCAGACCGGGAACCGCAACGGCGGCAACCTGTCCACGGTGCTCGGCACGATCGAGATGTGCTGGGGCGATGTCGGTCTGCTGCTGTCGATGCCACGGCAGGGCCTGGGCAACGCGGCGATCGCGTCGGTGGCGAACGACGAGCAGCTGACCCGGTTCGCGAAGACGTGGGCCGCGATGGCGATCACCGAGCCGGACACCGGTTCGGACTCGGCGAACATCACCACGACGGCCACCGAAGACGGCGACTGTTACGTGCTGAACGGCGAGAAGATCTTCGTGACCTCCGGCGACCGCGCGGACGCGGTGGTCGTCTGGGCCACTTTGGACAAGAGCGCCGGGCGCGCGGCGATCAAGTCGTTCGTGGTGGAGAAGGGCATGCCCGGGTTCGAGGTGGTGCGGCTGGAGCACAAGCTCGGGATCCGCGCGTCGGACACGGCGGTGCTGCGGTTCGACAACTGCCGCGTGCCGAAGGAGAACCTGCTCGGCTCGCCGGAGGTCAACACCTCCAAGGGTTTCGCGGGCGTCATGCAGACCTTCGACAACACACGTCCCCTGGTGGCCGCCATGGCCGTCGGCTTGGCGCGCGCCGCGCTGGAGGAGACGGCGCGGATCCTCGCCGAAGCGGGCGTCGTGGTGGACTACGACCGCCCCGCGCACCAGCAGCACGCCGCGGCGGCGGTGTACCTGGAGCTGGAAGCCGACTACGAAGCGGCGTACCTGCTGACGCTGGAGTCGGCCTGGATGGCCGACAACCGCAAGCCGAATTCGCTGCAGGCTTCGATGGCGAAAGCCAAGGCCGGCCGGTCGGTCGTCGACATCACCCTGCGGTGCGTCGAACTGATCGGCACGCTCGGCTACACCGAAGACATGCTGCTCGAAAAGTGGGCGCGGGACTCGAAGATCCTGGACATTTTTGAGGGCACGCAGCAGATCCAGCAGCTCATCGTGGCGCGCCGGTTGCTGGGGAAGACTTCGGCCGAGCTGAAATAG